In a genomic window of Sarcophilus harrisii chromosome 4, mSarHar1.11, whole genome shotgun sequence:
- the PPY gene encoding pancreatic prohormone: MAAPQYWLSLLVLSCCVTLLSAQGAPQEPVYPGDDATPEEMARYAAELRRYINRLTRPRYGKRAAGQRFYQDGVDILE; the protein is encoded by the exons ATGGCTGCCCCTCAATATTGGCTCTCTCTTCTGGTTCTCTCCTGCTGTGTGACTCTCTTGAGTGCTCAGGGGGCTCCTCAGGAGCCAGTTTACCCTGGAGATGATGCTACCCCAGAGGAGATGGCCCGGTATGCTGCTGAGCTCCGAAGATATATCAATAGACTCACCCGGCCCAG GTATGGGAAGAGGGCCGCGGGCCAGAGATTCTATCAGGATGGTGTGGATATCTTGGAGTAG